AAGATTTTACACAAGATGAGCGAGAAATGAGCGTTTTATTCGAGAACTTTGTTCGAAATTTTTATAGACAAGAACAAAATATTTACAAAGTAAAACGCGAAAATATAAACTGGCCATTTGAATCACTGGATGACAAATCAGCTGGCTATTTACCGCAAATGCAGACCGATATTTCTTTGATAGGGTCCACGAGGAAAATCATTATTGATACAAAATACTATAAAGAAACGTTCCGAAAAAACTATGGAAAAGAAACAATCCACTCATCCCATCTGTATCAAATGTTTTCCTATATGAGTCATGTTGAAATTACACAAGACCAAAATCTCGAGGGAATCCTACTATATCCGTCCATAAAAGAAAATGTAAAGCTTTCGTACATGTTTAATGGCTGCAGGTTCAGTGTTCGATCAATCAATTTGTATCAGGACTGGAAACAAATTCATAAGGATTTAATTGAGCTAATAGAGTGTGAATCCTAGTATGCAGTAATGTTCAGAGAATCAAGGAAAACCCTTGGAATGTTATCAAGGGTTTTTACCTTTTTATAGTTCAAAACGTTCTACCGGAGACTATTTAAGGATACCAATAAACTATACCGTCCTCTGAAAGACCGATTTGCGCCTTATTAGAGTAGGTATAACATTTGTGATAACTTAAGGTAATAATTGAACTTTTAATCTTTACAGTATGGGGGTGAGTGATCACATGTCCCATAACAATTAAGTGATTATTCGCTCATTTATACCTTCTTTCCTCGATTAATCTTTGAGCAGATTGCTTCATATTTGCCAATTTGCATCAAATTAAACTAAGGTTAATAACTATTGCGTATTCCGGTGTGAAACAAGCCCCCAAAGTTCTCTGGTCGGTGCTTTGTCGATATTGCCACGCGGGTGGTAAGATTTGAAGGTTGGATTTTGGCATCAAGGACTTTTGCCAGGGCTGAATTATGTAGGGGAGCCTTATAAAGCAGGGGATACGACTGTTGAAGAGACAGGATGGATTGCGAGAGCTTTGATTGGGCGGATTAAAAAATTGCTATAACGCTATCCTTTTTGGGGAGGATGGATGGAAATAGCAAGAGAATTCAATAATTAACCGAGTTGATCGGTTGTATGAAGACACAGCAAATGAACATCTAACATGGCGGCAGGCTGAACTTCTTAATAGAGCCATTTTGGCATCAATTCACCGCGATTAACGAAGAGCCAAAAATAAACTAGTTCTCATTTTATACTAAAAGTGCTACATTAATTATAATTCTACTACAATTAAGGACAGAATTTAATGACTTAAAAAGGGTGTAATAGATAAATGAATAATTTTAATTCTGAGGATCAATTGGTGAATTTTTTTGCTGAATTGTTGCTTAATAGGAATAATTTTAATCGAAAAAGTAAAATTATTATGCGAGAAGTGGATTGTTGGCAAGGCAGAGCAGATATTGTAGAAGCTGCTGTTGAAAATATTCGACCGTGTTTTACTGAGCATCAATTGCAACTAATGAGCCATTATACGTGTTCGTACTTAATATCATTGCTTCACCATAATTCAGTTAGGACAAGAGAGTATTTGCACAATAATTCAGGAGTATCCATTAAAACAACTGATAAATGGATACAGGAACTGCGATTGGCGAATATATTCACTGAATTGTCTACAGATCGCTTTGTACTGGGTACAAGTTTTCTATTGCCAGACATTTACTTTGTGGCGTATGAGGTAAAGTTGCATAATTGGAAAAGGGCCCTATATCAAGCGATTCAGTACAAGGGGTTTTCAAATGAATCGTATGTTGTCATGCCCCAAAATAATATATCACCCGCCATTAACAATATTGAGGCCTTTAAAGCGAACAACATTGGCCTTATTGAGGTGAATAATGGCGGGACTTATAGAGTGAAATTGAAGCCGCGAAGTTCGCGGCCACGAAGTAAATCCTATAATATTGTAGGAAAGGGAATGGCAATTAGAACATTTTGTAGTGAAACTATTACACAGAAACATCTTGACGAAATTCAGTAAGTGCGGAATTCCATACATCTAAATGATTGCCATTTGATTTTGGATCGAGTTGTATATGCGCTGCATTCAAGATTGCGTATAATCCTGATGCATATGATATAGCACCTTGTAATGAGTCCAATCTTTCTGAGATATCTGCGCAGTTATTAAACAAGTTCTGTGCTTTAATTTCCAAACAAGACCAATGATGTAATGTGCTCGTAGTATCGTCCCATCCATCGAGTGGGTTATGCCTTATTAGAGCATCATAGCGCGTTCCAGATAAAAAGTCGTCGTATTGACCTCTTAGCCGTGATTGTAAAATTGAGTCTAACTCCGACGTTAGAATCGAATTCAGAAGTGGACCCGAAGAATAACGTGGACGAGGACGCCTTCCACCAGCATTAATTGGAGAAATTCTATCTAATGTAAAGCGTCTCAATCCCTGTGACCAGCCTGTCGCTATTTTACTGGCACCTACTGAGAGGTAAAGTATTCCTAAGAAATCAGAAA
The genomic region above belongs to Paenibacillus sp. GP183 and contains:
- a CDS encoding restriction endonuclease; the protein is MFPSPLKTSPFIRHSRCTYDELNCNNTHNQIIKSTISYILKTEGIERQLRENLFIAYRKFSFANQIVLSVDTFRRVSLNRNNRVYYFILSISEIIYRNLLPEESLGTYRFKDFTQDEREMSVLFENFVRNFYRQEQNIYKVKRENINWPFESLDDKSAGYLPQMQTDISLIGSTRKIIIDTKYYKETFRKNYGKETIHSSHLYQMFSYMSHVEITQDQNLEGILLYPSIKENVKLSYMFNGCRFSVRSINLYQDWKQIHKDLIELIECES